The DNA region TGCATCCCCTGGTCTCTGGCCGCGGACCTCAATGTTCAATCCATACCTGTTAAGTTTCATGAAATCCTCAGCGCCTTCACCTGCAGCTATTATGAGCACCCCGGCGCCCTTCCTCCGGACGCTCCCCATTATGGCTGCGTCAGCGAATCTGCCATTTTTTATGAAGGAACTGGCCTTCCTTACTGTCCTGGGTGCGATGTTGTTTATATCCACATAAACCCCCTTTACATGTTCTCCTGCATCCTTTGCCGCCTCAACAGCCACTGCGGGGGTGACAGCAGATATGACAATATCCGCTGAATATACCTCTTCCTTTGGCACATCAAGGACCCCTGCTTCTCCTGCAAGTTTCACCGTCCTGGTGCTCCTACCCTCAAGGGAGGTTACAACATCAACACCCTCCCTCCTGAGCCTTGAGGCGATGGTATACGCCACTTCCCCGAAACCTATGAATCCTACCCTCATGACTATCACCTAAGATTCTATACTGTAACTGTGCAGTTTTCATCCAATCAGCTGGTAAAGCATGTAGATGCCTGCAGCTATTATCATGAGACCTCCGAATTTTCTCAGATCCCCAGTCCTTTCAGCGAGTCTTTTAAATGGCTGCTCTGCCATTAAAACCAGGAAAATAAGTACAGATGATAAACCTGCTGTGTAGAGGAGCAGGTTAAGGATAACCCTCCCGGTTTCCAGTGCAGAGTATGATATAACAGTTATCAGATAGGGGCTGTAGCATGGTGACCATGCAAGGGCCGTGAGGAACCCCAGAAGAAGGTGATTTTCGGTGGCTGGAACCCTGAATGAAAGGAGGGGTTTCTCAGATAGAAGCCATACGCCCATGAGTATTATAATGATGGATGCGGGTATGCGCAGATAGAGGAGGTAATAATTCACGGCTGCTGTGAATACGGCTGTTAGCAGTATCACAGAGAGAAACACCGAGGCAAACCCTGCTGAAAAAAATGTGGTCTGTCTTTTATCCCCCATAATTGCCTCAGAGAACAGGATGGGTACAACAGGGATTATGCATGGGGATAGGGCTGAAAATATCCCTGCAGCAAATGACAGGATGTATTCATGCATGGCTTTACCCCAGATATGAGAGGAACTCCTCAGGGGCCATGTATCCCTCTCTTCTTCCTATCTCATTTCCGGAGGAATCCAGTATGATTGTGGTTGGAATAACATAGATACCATAACTTGATGCTGCCGATGGGTCGGAGTCCACATCAATCTTCGCTGCAATGTAGTTCTCTGAAATCTTCCCTAAAACATCCTGGTTCTTCAGGGTTTCATCTTCAAGTTTCCTGCAGGATGGACACCATGACGCTGAGAATATGAGAATTACCCTCTTATTCTGCTTTGATGCCTCATCTATGGCCTCCTGGGGACTGTTATACCACATGAACTCCCCCTTCTGTGTCTCATTTTTCTCTGGGGTGTTATGTGGCTGGGTTGAGTACATGAAAAGTATCA from Methanothermobacter sp. K4 includes:
- a CDS encoding NAD(P)-dependent oxidoreductase, which translates into the protein MRVGFIGFGEVAYTIASRLRREGVDVVTSLEGRSTRTVKLAGEAGVLDVPKEEVYSADIVISAVTPAVAVEAAKDAGEHVKGVYVDINNIAPRTVRKASSFIKNGRFADAAIMGSVRRKGAGVLIIAAGEGAEDFMKLNRYGLNIEVRGQRPGDASAIKMLRSSYTKGVSALLWETLLSAHMMGLEEDVMEVLEYTEGPEFRESTLSRLKSSIIHAGRRYEEMREVQSMLEELIHPSMPSCIMRVFERLNEIDAPSDTDYRDLLRLVAGKYQPPSDDADINR
- a CDS encoding cytochrome c biogenesis CcdA family protein — protein: MHEYILSFAAGIFSALSPCIIPVVPILFSEAIMGDKRQTTFFSAGFASVFLSVILLTAVFTAAVNYYLLYLRIPASIIIILMGVWLLSEKPLLSFRVPATENHLLLGFLTALAWSPCYSPYLITVISYSALETGRVILNLLLYTAGLSSVLIFLVLMAEQPFKRLAERTGDLRKFGGLMIIAAGIYMLYQLIG
- a CDS encoding thioredoxin family protein, whose protein sequence is MYSTQPHNTPEKNETQKGEFMWYNSPQEAIDEASKQNKRVILIFSASWCPSCRKLEDETLKNQDVLGKISENYIAAKIDVDSDPSAASSYGIYVIPTTIILDSSGNEIGRREGYMAPEEFLSYLG